The following are encoded together in the Bradyrhizobium genosp. L genome:
- a CDS encoding LptA/OstA family protein: protein MRLAAAAIFVLTLLACEKTHAQSASSVPNAMQGFVQNRDEPVQIEAAVLEMRDKKKEATFSGNVKVTQGDTTMTSKILVVFYEGSAAGSSSPPAGTKQAPAGTKDARAPPMPSATPMPSATPMPSATSGPAGTSSSIKRLEARGNVVVTQKDQTVTGETAIFDTKTNLITMLGGVVLTQCSNTVRGDRLRVDMTTGVSKVESDNGSGRVSASVNQGKDCSTAPAVAPAPSPVKSK, encoded by the coding sequence ATGCGACTCGCCGCTGCTGCGATATTCGTCCTCACACTGCTGGCTTGCGAAAAGACTCACGCGCAGAGCGCATCGTCGGTGCCGAACGCCATGCAGGGCTTCGTCCAGAACCGCGACGAGCCGGTGCAGATCGAGGCCGCCGTGCTCGAAATGCGCGACAAGAAGAAAGAGGCGACGTTTTCCGGCAATGTGAAGGTGACGCAGGGCGACACCACCATGACGTCGAAGATCCTGGTCGTGTTCTACGAAGGGAGCGCCGCCGGGTCCTCATCGCCGCCTGCGGGCACCAAGCAGGCGCCGGCGGGTACCAAGGATGCGAGGGCGCCGCCGATGCCTTCGGCAACACCGATGCCGTCAGCGACACCGATGCCGTCGGCGACATCGGGTCCCGCGGGCACCAGCTCCTCGATCAAACGGCTGGAGGCGCGTGGCAATGTCGTCGTCACCCAGAAGGATCAAACCGTCACCGGCGAGACCGCGATATTCGATACCAAGACCAATTTGATCACGATGCTCGGAGGTGTGGTGCTGACCCAGTGCAGCAATACGGTGCGCGGCGACCGCCTGCGGGTCGATATGACGACCGGCGTGTCGAAGGTCGAATCTGATAACGGCAGCGGAAGGGTGTCGGCATCGGTCAATCAGGGAAAGGATTGCAGCACCGCACCAGCCGTAGCGCCCGCCCCAAGCCCGGTGAAATCAAAGTAA
- a CDS encoding LptA/OstA family protein translates to MISMMRFSPRGSAIAAFVLALFAAGAVVAQGSMSGVPNAMQGFTQNHDQPIQIEAASLEMRDKKKEATFFGDVKVVQGDTTMTSKTLVVFYESSSGQAQPANANAKGAKAAAPMQSATPGPGGASSIKRLEAKGNVVVTQKDQVVTGETAIFDTKTNLITMIGGVVLTQCQNVLRGDRLLVDMTTGVSRVESDNGKVQGLFIQTQKDAKPGPQAGKGGCGTPAAPGSAPSGPLPLLPGSKPK, encoded by the coding sequence ATGATTTCGATGATGCGCTTTTCTCCGCGTGGTTCGGCCATTGCCGCCTTCGTGCTCGCGCTGTTCGCCGCAGGCGCCGTGGTCGCGCAGGGCTCGATGAGCGGCGTGCCCAACGCGATGCAGGGCTTTACCCAGAACCACGACCAGCCGATCCAGATCGAGGCCGCCTCGCTGGAAATGCGCGACAAGAAGAAGGAGGCGACCTTCTTCGGCGACGTCAAAGTCGTGCAGGGCGACACCACGATGACGTCGAAGACGCTCGTGGTGTTCTATGAATCGAGCTCCGGCCAGGCGCAGCCCGCCAACGCCAACGCGAAAGGTGCGAAGGCCGCCGCACCGATGCAATCGGCGACGCCAGGCCCCGGCGGCGCATCGTCGATCAAGCGGCTGGAGGCGAAGGGCAACGTCGTCGTCACCCAGAAGGATCAGGTCGTCACCGGCGAGACCGCGATCTTCGACACCAAGACCAATCTCATCACCATGATCGGCGGCGTGGTGCTGACGCAGTGCCAGAACGTGCTGCGCGGCGACCGCCTGCTGGTCGACATGACCACCGGCGTTTCCCGCGTCGAGTCCGATAATGGCAAGGTGCAAGGCCTGTTCATCCAGACTCAGAAGGACGCCAAGCCAGGCCCACAAGCCGGAAAAGGCGGCTGCGGCACGCCCGCCGCGCCCGGCTCTGCGCCGAGCGGGCCGCTGCCGCTGCTTCCCGGCAGCAAGCCGAAATAG
- the lptC gene encoding LPS export ABC transporter periplasmic protein LptC: protein MNSIHNPAYVTGLEARFAAAARHSRMVRFLRVAVPAAVAVSLGVIFYISVFNPFKEVIAKLPVDMDNMVVSGTKITMESPHTAGFSADGRPYEMWAKAAIQDVTDPDHVELKTIRAKVAQGDGSIVTMDGRTGFFDQKKQLLDLRKDIFLQSSTGYEARLTQAFVDMNKNTVTSDEHVDVKLLDGTLTSDRIRIYNGGELVRFEGTVVMHLNHLGDNSPPAEPAPPPPPPAPKGRKSANPK, encoded by the coding sequence GTGAATTCGATCCACAATCCAGCCTATGTGACGGGCCTCGAGGCGCGCTTTGCCGCGGCCGCGCGCCACAGCCGCATGGTCCGGTTCCTGCGCGTCGCGGTGCCCGCGGCCGTGGCAGTGTCGCTCGGTGTGATCTTTTACATCTCGGTGTTCAATCCGTTCAAGGAAGTGATCGCCAAGCTGCCCGTCGACATGGACAACATGGTGGTGTCCGGTACCAAGATCACGATGGAATCGCCGCATACTGCCGGCTTCTCGGCCGATGGACGGCCCTATGAGATGTGGGCCAAGGCCGCGATCCAGGACGTCACCGATCCTGATCATGTCGAGCTGAAAACCATCCGCGCCAAGGTGGCGCAGGGGGACGGGTCGATCGTGACGATGGATGGACGCACCGGGTTCTTCGACCAGAAGAAGCAGCTCCTGGATCTGCGCAAGGATATCTTCCTGCAATCATCGACGGGCTATGAAGCGCGGTTGACGCAGGCCTTCGTCGACATGAACAAGAACACCGTTACGTCGGACGAGCATGTCGACGTCAAGCTGCTCGACGGTACGCTGACGTCGGACCGGATCCGCATCTACAATGGCGGCGAGCTCGTGCGATTCGAGGGTACGGTCGTGATGCATCTGAACCATCTCGGCGACAACAGCCCGCCCGCCGAGCCCGCGCCGCCTCCACCGCCGCCCGCTCCAAAGGGGCGCAAATCAGCCAACCCGAAATGA
- a CDS encoding ribonuclease D encodes MTIRLHRGDLPDLSRYTDSVAIDTETMGLNPHRDRLCVVQLSNGDGTADVVQIPKGHADAPNLKALLGNPGVTKIFHFARFDVAVLFNTLGVMPTPIYCTKIASRMARTYTDRHGLKDLVREVLNIELSKQQQSSDWGAAGLSEAQLAYAASDVLHLHALREKLDAMLAREGRTDLAKACFEFLPARARLDLDGWEEEDIFAHS; translated from the coding sequence ATGACCATTCGCCTGCATCGTGGCGATCTGCCCGATCTGTCCCGCTATACTGACTCCGTTGCCATCGACACCGAGACCATGGGGCTCAATCCGCATCGCGACCGGCTCTGCGTGGTGCAGCTGTCCAACGGCGACGGCACCGCCGACGTGGTGCAGATTCCGAAGGGACACGCCGACGCGCCGAATCTCAAGGCGCTGCTCGGCAATCCCGGCGTCACCAAGATCTTCCATTTCGCGCGGTTCGATGTCGCGGTGCTCTTCAATACTCTCGGGGTCATGCCGACGCCGATCTACTGCACCAAGATCGCCTCGCGCATGGCGCGCACCTATACCGATCGACACGGCCTGAAGGACCTGGTGCGGGAAGTCCTCAACATCGAATTGTCGAAGCAGCAGCAGTCGAGCGACTGGGGCGCGGCCGGCCTCAGCGAAGCACAGCTCGCCTATGCCGCCTCCGACGTGCTGCATCTGCATGCCTTGCGCGAGAAGCTCGATGCCATGCTGGCGCGCGAGGGCCGCACCGACCTCGCCAAAGCCTGCTTCGAATTCCTGCCCGCCCGCGCCCGGCTCGACCTCGACGGCTGGGAGGAAGAGGACATTTTCGCCCATTCCTGA
- a CDS encoding MFS transporter, producing the protein MSEQTIAAPIDEPEARGFSRYQSFLIALLAFTQFTLILDFIIMSPLGAILMPALNITAGQFGVAVSAYAFAAGFSGILAAGFADRFDRKRLLLFFYVGFTLGTVLCALAQNFHVLLLGRIVTGLFGGVIGSVVLAIVTDLFPLQLRGRVMGFIQTAFAASQVLGVPAGLFLANHWNWHICFVAIVGLSTAAIITIAFAMQPVDGHLKLQHDRNPFRHLASTVGDKRYILAFVVTTLLATGGFMLMPFGSAFTVHNLGIDIVHLPTIYLVSGLFSIVMGPLIGRASDAFGKYPTFVFGCTVSVIMVSIYTHLGHVSLLTAIVVNVLMFVGIFSRMIPSQALMSAIPDASQRGAFSAVSASVQQLSGGLGSVVAAAIVAENPDGSLLHFDRIGYVVVTTTIISIIAMYFVQKQVAKRQGKWMV; encoded by the coding sequence ATGTCCGAACAGACCATCGCCGCGCCGATCGACGAGCCTGAGGCGCGCGGCTTTTCGCGCTATCAGTCGTTCCTGATCGCGCTGCTCGCGTTCACCCAGTTCACCCTGATTCTCGACTTCATCATCATGTCGCCGCTCGGCGCCATCCTGATGCCCGCGCTCAACATCACGGCCGGGCAGTTCGGCGTCGCCGTGTCGGCCTACGCCTTCGCCGCTGGCTTCTCCGGCATCCTCGCCGCCGGCTTCGCCGACCGCTTCGACCGCAAGCGCCTGCTGCTGTTTTTCTATGTCGGCTTCACGCTCGGCACCGTGCTCTGCGCGCTGGCGCAGAATTTCCACGTGCTGCTGCTGGGGCGGATCGTCACCGGCCTGTTCGGCGGCGTGATCGGCTCGGTGGTGCTCGCGATCGTCACCGACCTGTTCCCGCTGCAGCTGCGCGGCCGGGTGATGGGCTTCATCCAGACCGCGTTCGCGGCGAGCCAGGTGCTCGGCGTCCCCGCCGGCCTGTTCCTCGCCAATCACTGGAACTGGCACATCTGCTTCGTGGCCATCGTCGGGCTCTCGACCGCGGCGATCATCACCATCGCCTTCGCCATGCAGCCGGTCGACGGACATCTCAAGCTGCAGCACGACCGCAATCCGTTCCGCCACCTGGCCTCGACTGTGGGCGACAAGCGCTACATCCTGGCCTTCGTCGTCACCACGCTGCTGGCGACCGGCGGCTTCATGCTGATGCCGTTCGGCAGCGCCTTCACCGTGCACAATCTCGGCATCGACATCGTCCACTTGCCGACCATCTATCTGGTCTCCGGCCTGTTCAGCATTGTCATGGGGCCGCTGATCGGCCGCGCCAGCGACGCGTTCGGCAAATATCCGACCTTCGTGTTCGGCTGCACGGTGTCGGTGATCATGGTCTCGATCTACACCCATCTCGGCCACGTCTCGTTACTCACCGCGATCGTGGTCAATGTGCTGATGTTCGTCGGCATCTTCTCGCGCATGATCCCCTCGCAGGCGCTGATGTCGGCGATCCCCGACGCCAGCCAGCGCGGCGCGTTCAGCGCGGTCTCGGCCTCGGTGCAACAGCTCTCCGGCGGCCTCGGCTCGGTGGTCGCAGCCGCGATCGTGGCGGAGAATCCGGACGGCTCGCTGCTGCATTTCGACCGCATCGGCTACGTCGTCGTGACGACGACGATCATCTCCATCATCGCGATGTACTTTGTGCAGAAGCAAGTGGCGAAGCGGCAGGGCAAGTGGATGGTGTGA
- a CDS encoding complex I NDUFA9 subunit family protein, with protein MASNLDTTVTVFGGSGFLGRNVVRALCKRDYRVRVAVRRPELAFHLQPLGRVGQIHAVQANVRYPASVEAALRDSHAAINLVGILAESGGQTFEAVQVKGAETIAKAATSAGARMVHVSAIGADENSLAHYFRAKAAGEAAVKAAALDATIMRPSLLFGPEDQFTNRFAALARLSPVLPLVGGGAGKVQPAYVADVADAIADAVDGKAKAGATYELGGPEVLTMREVMQIICEITQRDRMLAPLPFALAKFQALFLQFAPAPFTLTGDQVAMLRTDNVVSEAATAAGLTFAGLGITPDSMEAIAPQYLWRFRATGQFQKKSA; from the coding sequence ATGGCATCGAACCTGGACACCACAGTCACGGTCTTCGGCGGATCGGGGTTTCTGGGGCGGAATGTGGTGCGGGCGCTGTGCAAGCGCGATTACCGGGTTCGCGTCGCGGTGCGGCGGCCCGAGCTCGCCTTCCATCTGCAGCCGCTCGGCCGGGTCGGCCAGATCCATGCCGTGCAGGCCAATGTGCGCTACCCGGCCTCGGTCGAGGCCGCGCTGCGCGATTCGCATGCCGCGATCAATCTGGTCGGCATTCTGGCCGAGAGCGGCGGGCAGACCTTTGAGGCCGTCCAGGTGAAGGGCGCCGAGACCATCGCCAAGGCGGCGACATCAGCCGGCGCCCGGATGGTGCATGTCTCGGCGATCGGCGCCGACGAGAACTCGCTCGCGCATTATTTCCGTGCCAAGGCCGCCGGCGAGGCGGCGGTCAAGGCCGCGGCGCTGGACGCCACCATCATGCGGCCGTCGCTGCTGTTCGGACCGGAGGATCAGTTCACCAACCGCTTTGCCGCGCTGGCGCGGCTGTCGCCGGTGCTGCCGCTGGTCGGCGGCGGGGCTGGCAAGGTGCAGCCGGCCTATGTCGCCGACGTCGCCGACGCCATTGCCGATGCCGTGGACGGCAAGGCCAAGGCCGGCGCGACCTACGAGCTCGGCGGCCCGGAAGTGCTGACCATGCGCGAGGTGATGCAGATCATCTGCGAGATCACCCAGCGCGACCGCATGCTGGCGCCGCTGCCGTTCGCCCTCGCCAAATTCCAGGCGCTGTTCCTGCAGTTCGCGCCCGCCCCGTTCACGCTGACGGGAGACCAGGTCGCGATGCTGCGCACCGACAATGTGGTGTCGGAGGCCGCGACGGCCGCCGGGCTGACTTTTGCCGGCCTCGGCATCACGCCGGACTCGATGGAAGCGATCGCCCCGCAATATCTCTGGCGCTTCCGCGCGACCGGGCAATTCCAGAAGAAGAGCGCGTAG
- a CDS encoding undecaprenyl-diphosphate phosphatase yields MMTDMVRAVILGIVEGVTEFLPVSSTGHLLLAERFFNLGEGDFWKSFAILIQLGAILAILVLYFAKLWRIALGMFSNAEDRRFVIGVLVAFLPAVVIGLIAGKYIKEFLFNPWVVCFSLIVGGAVLLWVDQLDLKVYEDDATRFPLLMYFWIGVAQCLAMIPGVSRSGASIVAAMLLGADKRSAAEFSFFLAIPTMVGAFAYDFYKNRGDFSTDNLSVIAVGFVVSFITALIVVRAFLNFVTRRGFTFFAWWRVIVGTLGLIALAMGR; encoded by the coding sequence ATGATGACGGATATGGTGCGGGCGGTGATTCTCGGCATTGTCGAGGGCGTCACCGAGTTCCTGCCGGTTTCTTCGACGGGCCATCTCCTGCTTGCGGAACGCTTCTTCAATCTCGGCGAAGGCGATTTCTGGAAGAGCTTTGCGATCCTGATTCAGCTCGGCGCGATCCTTGCGATCCTCGTGCTCTATTTCGCCAAACTGTGGCGGATCGCACTCGGCATGTTCTCCAACGCCGAGGACCGCCGCTTCGTGATCGGCGTGCTGGTGGCGTTCCTGCCCGCGGTGGTGATCGGCTTGATCGCCGGCAAATACATCAAGGAATTCCTGTTCAATCCGTGGGTGGTGTGCTTCTCGCTGATCGTCGGCGGCGCCGTGCTGCTGTGGGTCGATCAGCTCGACCTCAAGGTCTATGAGGACGATGCGACGCGTTTCCCGCTCTTGATGTATTTCTGGATCGGCGTCGCGCAGTGCCTCGCGATGATTCCCGGCGTGTCGCGCTCCGGTGCCAGCATCGTTGCCGCGATGCTGCTCGGCGCCGACAAGCGCTCGGCGGCGGAGTTCTCGTTCTTCCTCGCGATCCCGACCATGGTCGGCGCGTTTGCCTATGATTTCTATAAGAACCGCGGCGACTTCTCGACCGACAATCTCAGCGTCATCGCGGTCGGCTTCGTGGTCTCGTTCATCACCGCGCTGATCGTGGTGCGCGCGTTCCTCAACTTCGTCACCCGCCGCGGCTTCACCTTCTTCGCCTGGTGGCGCGTGATCGTCGGCACCCTCGGCCTGATCGCGCTGGCGATGGGGCGGTAG
- a CDS encoding glutathione S-transferase family protein yields MYTLYHHPFCPHSRFIRLVLGEYGLDLRLVEERVWERREAFLALNPAANTPVLIAEGFPPVPGAPVIAEYVDEAHGVDAGERRLLPTSMAERVEVRRLMAWFNEKFFEEASNPLVTERIYKRFMSEDNGGGPPAPDIMRAAKVNVRYHLTYIGWLAKTRNYLAGDRLTYADLAAAAHLSAIDYLGDVPWSEDDAAKAWYARVKSRPSFRPLLSEWLAGVPASRTYVDLDF; encoded by the coding sequence ATGTATACGCTGTATCATCATCCGTTCTGTCCGCATTCGCGATTCATCCGGCTCGTGCTTGGCGAGTACGGCCTCGATCTTCGCCTTGTGGAGGAGCGGGTCTGGGAGCGGCGCGAGGCGTTTTTGGCGCTCAATCCGGCGGCCAACACGCCGGTGCTGATCGCGGAAGGATTTCCGCCCGTTCCGGGCGCACCGGTGATCGCCGAATATGTCGACGAGGCGCATGGGGTTGATGCCGGCGAACGTCGGCTGCTGCCGACCTCGATGGCGGAGCGCGTCGAGGTGCGGCGGCTGATGGCCTGGTTCAACGAAAAATTCTTCGAGGAAGCGTCGAACCCGCTGGTGACCGAGCGGATCTACAAGCGCTTCATGAGCGAGGACAATGGCGGTGGACCGCCGGCCCCCGACATCATGCGCGCCGCCAAGGTCAATGTGCGCTATCATCTGACCTATATCGGCTGGCTGGCGAAGACGCGGAACTATCTCGCCGGCGACCGGCTGACCTATGCGGATCTCGCCGCCGCGGCGCATCTCTCGGCGATCGACTATCTGGGCGACGTGCCATGGAGCGAGGACGACGCGGCAAAGGCGTGGTACGCGCGGGTGAAATCCCGCCCGTCGTTCCGCCCGCTGCTCAGCGAATGGCTGGCGGGGGTGCCGGCGTCGCGGACCTATGTGGACCTCGACTTCTGA
- the queG gene encoding tRNA epoxyqueuosine(34) reductase QueG, translating to MAGGGAGVADLCGPRLLNPAVRLSPADLKAALTREARALGFDAIGVTAPDAIAQAGKYFLEFLDGGGHGEMDWLANSPERRTDPRALWGGVRSIIMLGVNYGPDDNPLEILARRSHGAISVYAQGDDYHDVIKKRLKILARWLAAESGDDVKVFVDTAAVMEKPLAQAAGIGWQGKHTNLVSRAFGSWLFLGAIYSATELPRDGAEADHCGSCRACQDVCPTAAFPAPYKLDARRCISYLTIENKGPIPHEFRKSIGNRIYGCDDCLAVCPWNKFAQEGREQKLAARDALRAPALADLARLDDAAFRTLFAKSPVKRIGRNNFIRNVLIAIGNSGDARLAAEARRLLDDANPVVRGAAVWALSQLIAREELAVLASRAGGEPDVTVQQEWRAAAAP from the coding sequence ATGGCTGGCGGGGGTGCCGGCGTCGCGGACCTATGTGGACCTCGACTTCTGAACCCGGCAGTTAGGCTCTCGCCCGCTGATCTGAAGGCTGCGCTGACGCGCGAGGCACGTGCGCTCGGGTTTGACGCGATCGGCGTCACCGCTCCGGATGCGATCGCACAGGCCGGAAAATACTTCCTCGAATTCCTCGACGGTGGCGGCCATGGCGAGATGGACTGGCTCGCCAACAGTCCGGAACGCCGCACCGATCCGCGCGCGCTGTGGGGCGGTGTTCGCTCGATCATCATGCTCGGCGTCAATTACGGGCCCGACGACAATCCGCTGGAGATTCTTGCGCGCCGGTCGCATGGCGCGATCTCGGTCTATGCGCAGGGCGACGACTATCACGACGTCATCAAGAAGCGGCTGAAGATCCTGGCGCGCTGGCTCGCCGCTGAGAGCGGCGACGATGTGAAAGTATTCGTCGACACCGCGGCCGTGATGGAGAAGCCGCTCGCGCAGGCCGCCGGCATCGGCTGGCAGGGCAAGCACACCAACCTCGTCTCGCGCGCATTCGGCTCATGGCTGTTTCTCGGCGCGATCTATTCCGCGACCGAGCTGCCGCGCGATGGCGCCGAAGCCGATCATTGCGGCAGCTGCCGCGCCTGCCAGGACGTCTGCCCGACGGCGGCATTCCCCGCGCCCTACAAGCTCGATGCGCGGCGCTGCATCTCGTATCTGACGATCGAGAACAAGGGCCCGATCCCGCACGAATTCCGCAAGAGCATCGGCAATCGCATCTATGGCTGCGATGATTGCCTCGCCGTGTGTCCGTGGAACAAGTTCGCGCAAGAGGGCCGCGAGCAGAAGCTCGCCGCACGCGATGCATTGCGCGCGCCTGCGCTCGCCGATCTCGCGCGGCTCGACGATGCCGCCTTCCGCACGCTGTTTGCGAAGTCGCCGGTCAAGCGCATCGGCCGTAACAATTTCATCCGCAATGTGCTGATCGCGATCGGCAACTCCGGCGACGCGCGTCTTGCTGCCGAAGCACGCCGACTGCTCGACGATGCGAACCCGGTGGTGCGGGGTGCGGCGGTGTGGGCGTTGTCGCAGCTGATCGCGCGCGAAGAGCTCGCCGTGCTCGCGTCACGGGCCGGCGGCGAACCTGACGTCACCGTCCAGCAGGAGTGGCGCGCGGCCGCCGCCCCTTGA
- a CDS encoding acyl-CoA thioesterase domain-containing protein: MTNQPFFTRHGDGFMPTAVANGPWSPESMHGRVVIGLLGFVIEERHGSDDFVPARLTVDMFRLPNITTPVEVTTKLVRDGLRIKVVEAEFLSGGTSMARASCQLLRKTENAPGNVWSPPNWKVPAPADIPKPTDPKLGMNGKWETRPIAGHMGSLGERRLWMSEVRELVEGVTMTPFVHVATGADFASPFANAGDRGLGYINSDVTIYLHRLPVSNWVGFEVVNHHATDGIAIGECWLYDEQGPIGTSTVAALAQRKPMANPPPP; the protein is encoded by the coding sequence ATGACAAACCAGCCTTTCTTCACCCGGCACGGCGACGGCTTCATGCCGACGGCTGTCGCCAACGGTCCCTGGAGCCCGGAATCGATGCACGGCCGCGTCGTGATCGGCCTGCTCGGCTTCGTCATCGAGGAGCGCCACGGCTCCGACGATTTCGTGCCGGCGCGGCTGACCGTCGACATGTTCCGGCTGCCCAACATCACGACGCCGGTCGAGGTGACGACCAAGCTCGTGCGCGACGGCCTACGCATCAAGGTGGTCGAGGCCGAATTCCTGTCCGGCGGCACCAGCATGGCGCGCGCCTCGTGCCAATTATTGCGCAAGACGGAAAACGCGCCGGGCAATGTCTGGTCGCCGCCGAACTGGAAGGTGCCGGCGCCCGCGGACATTCCGAAGCCGACCGATCCGAAGCTCGGCATGAACGGCAAATGGGAGACGCGCCCCATTGCAGGCCACATGGGTTCGCTCGGGGAGCGCCGGCTCTGGATGAGCGAGGTGCGCGAGCTGGTCGAAGGCGTCACGATGACGCCGTTCGTCCATGTCGCGACCGGTGCGGATTTCGCCAGCCCCTTTGCCAATGCCGGCGACCGGGGGCTCGGTTACATCAACAGCGACGTCACGATCTATCTGCATCGTTTGCCGGTGTCGAACTGGGTCGGCTTCGAGGTCGTCAACCACCACGCCACCGACGGCATCGCGATCGGCGAATGCTGGCTCTATGACGAGCAGGGTCCGATCGGCACCTCGACGGTCGCAGCGCTGGCGCAGCGCAAGCCGATGGCCAATCCGCCGCCGCCGTAA
- a CDS encoding nuclear transport factor 2 family protein produces the protein METTTMLRAFCDAVEQRNGNAFADLFTEDGVYHDVFYGAFKGHARIAEMIDDWFYRTATDFRWDMHDPVSNGETLYARYTFSYRSTLPEAKGARAMFEGVAIMRLRDGKVTEYHEVANTAPAFVDLNFASERIAKIVGKQGAELRARPEMKRHLA, from the coding sequence ATGGAAACGACAACAATGCTGCGCGCGTTCTGCGACGCGGTCGAGCAGCGCAACGGCAACGCCTTTGCCGACCTGTTCACCGAGGACGGCGTCTACCACGATGTGTTCTACGGCGCGTTCAAGGGCCATGCGAGAATCGCCGAGATGATCGACGACTGGTTCTACCGCACGGCGACCGACTTCCGCTGGGACATGCACGATCCCGTCTCGAACGGCGAGACGCTCTACGCGCGCTACACGTTCAGCTATCGCTCGACATTGCCGGAGGCGAAGGGCGCCCGTGCGATGTTCGAAGGTGTTGCGATCATGCGGCTGCGCGACGGCAAGGTCACGGAGTATCACGAGGTCGCCAACACCGCGCCGGCGTTCGTCGATCTGAATTTTGCGTCGGAGCGGATCGCCAAGATCGTCGGCAAGCAGGGCGCCGAGTTGCGGGCGCGGCCGGAGATGAAGCGGCATTTGGCCTAG
- a CDS encoding alpha/beta hydrolase, with translation MSQTAAAGQEPAFIEVGEGEGRRRIAVRARSGGGPGGASGAPGIFWLGGFKSDMKGTKAIALDDWAAAHGRSSVRFDYSGHGESGGEFADGTIGRWLEESVAVFSQFCSGPQVVIGSSMGGWMALLLAREIAKRRGSASLAGLVLIAPAPDFTEELMWKGFPPEIRAEIETKGIWLRPSEYGDGSPYPITRQLIEEGRNHLLLGSKIDVGCPVRILQGAQDPDVPWKHAFALVHRLPAEDVVLTMIQDGDHRLSRPQDIARIIAAVAEI, from the coding sequence ATGAGCCAAACCGCCGCAGCCGGGCAGGAACCCGCCTTCATCGAGGTCGGCGAGGGCGAGGGCCGCCGCCGGATCGCGGTGCGCGCTCGCTCGGGCGGTGGTCCTGGCGGCGCAAGTGGCGCGCCGGGCATCTTCTGGCTCGGCGGCTTCAAGTCCGACATGAAGGGCACCAAGGCGATCGCGCTCGACGACTGGGCCGCCGCGCACGGCCGCAGCTCGGTGCGGTTCGATTATTCCGGCCATGGCGAATCCGGCGGCGAATTCGCCGATGGCACGATCGGCCGCTGGCTCGAGGAGAGCGTCGCGGTGTTTTCGCAGTTTTGCAGCGGCCCGCAGGTGGTGATCGGCTCCTCGATGGGCGGCTGGATGGCGCTGCTCCTGGCGCGCGAGATTGCGAAGCGCCGCGGCAGCGCTTCGCTCGCCGGCCTGGTGCTGATCGCTCCGGCGCCCGATTTCACCGAAGAGCTGATGTGGAAGGGATTTCCGCCCGAGATCCGCGCCGAGATCGAAACCAAAGGCATCTGGCTGCGGCCGTCGGAGTACGGCGACGGCTCGCCCTATCCGATCACTCGTCAGCTGATCGAGGAGGGCCGCAATCATCTCTTGCTCGGCAGCAAGATCGATGTCGGCTGCCCGGTGCGCATCCTGCAGGGAGCGCAGGACCCCGACGTGCCGTGGAAACACGCGTTCGCGCTGGTGCACCGGCTGCCGGCCGAGGATGTGGTGCTAACCATGATCCAGGACGGCGACCACCGCCTCTCGCGCCCGCAGGACATCGCGCGCATCATCGCCGCGGTGGCGGAGATTTAG
- the infC gene encoding translation initiation factor IF-3, whose product MRRPNRAPPTVAKDGPRTNDEIRNAQIQLIDAEGANRGTVETMLAIKMAMEAGMDLVEISPNVSPPVCKIMDYGKYKYSAQKKAAEARKKQKVVEIKEIKLRPMIDDHDYDVKMRAMQRFFEEGDKVKITLRYRGREMAHQEIGTKLLDKVKADVAEYAKVEQDARFEGRQVVMVLAPR is encoded by the coding sequence ATTCGCCGTCCCAACAGAGCCCCGCCCACAGTCGCCAAGGATGGGCCGCGCACCAATGACGAGATTCGCAACGCACAGATTCAGCTGATCGATGCGGAGGGTGCCAACAGAGGCACCGTCGAAACCATGTTGGCCATCAAGATGGCCATGGAAGCCGGCATGGACCTCGTCGAGATTTCGCCGAACGTCAGTCCTCCGGTCTGCAAGATCATGGACTACGGCAAATACAAATATTCCGCGCAGAAGAAGGCCGCCGAAGCGCGCAAGAAGCAGAAGGTCGTCGAGATCAAGGAGATCAAGCTCCGCCCGATGATCGACGATCACGACTATGACGTGAAGATGCGCGCCATGCAGCGCTTCTTCGAGGAAGGCGACAAGGTCAAGATCACCTTGCGCTACCGCGGTCGTGAGATGGCGCACCAGGAGATCGGCACCAAGCTGCTGGACAAGGTGAAGGCCGACGTCGCCGAGTACGCCAAGGTCGAGCAGGACGCGCGATTCGAAGGCCGCCAGGTCGTCATGGTGCTGGCGCCGCGCTGA